One genomic region from Dehalobacter restrictus DSM 9455 encodes:
- the ilvE gene encoding branched-chain-amino-acid transaminase — protein sequence MIIYCDGKFVDSQEAKISVFDHGFLYGDGVFEGIRAYNGRVFKLKEHIDRLYESANAILLNVEISRREMMDIVVETVRKNNLTDAYIRLIISRGVGDMGLDPRKCAKSEIICIAGNISLYPPSMYENGMEIITAATRRTSSDALSPRIKSLNYLNNIMAKIEANRASLMEALMLNQEGYVSEATGDNIFIIKDGIITTPPVYAGILKGVTRDSVIDLARQEGITVQEELFHLIDVYSADECFLTGTAAELIPIIMLDSRKIGDGKPGPVFKKLLAKFHEYVKTEGEPI from the coding sequence ATGATTATCTATTGCGATGGTAAATTTGTTGACAGCCAGGAGGCGAAAATTTCTGTATTTGATCATGGCTTTCTTTATGGAGATGGTGTATTTGAAGGGATCCGAGCCTATAATGGCCGGGTATTCAAATTAAAGGAACATATTGACAGACTGTATGAGTCAGCCAATGCAATTCTGTTAAACGTCGAGATAAGCCGTCGGGAAATGATGGATATCGTCGTGGAAACCGTAAGAAAAAATAACCTTACAGATGCTTATATTCGTCTGATCATTTCCAGAGGGGTCGGAGATATGGGCTTAGACCCAAGGAAATGCGCTAAATCGGAGATTATCTGCATTGCAGGCAATATCTCCCTGTACCCGCCAAGCATGTATGAAAACGGGATGGAAATTATTACGGCTGCAACTCGCAGGACCAGTTCGGATGCGTTAAGCCCGAGAATCAAATCCCTGAACTATTTGAACAATATTATGGCCAAGATTGAAGCCAATAGGGCAAGTCTGATGGAAGCATTGATGTTGAATCAGGAAGGGTATGTCAGTGAAGCCACCGGTGACAACATTTTCATTATCAAAGACGGAATTATAACCACACCTCCAGTTTATGCCGGGATTTTAAAAGGCGTCACCCGTGATTCGGTCATCGATTTAGCCCGCCAGGAAGGGATCACCGTTCAAGAAGAGCTGTTTCATCTGATTGATGTCTACAGTGCCGATGAGTGCTTCCTGACCGGTACGGCGGCTGAGCTGATTCCGATTATTATGCTGGATTCCAGAAAGATCGGGGACGGCAAACCAGGACCCGTATTTAAAAAGCTGCTGGCTAAATTCCACGAATATGTCAAAACAGAGGGAGAGCCTATCTAA
- a CDS encoding homoserine dehydrogenase, whose protein sequence is MKKIVIGLLGFGTVGSGTAAILENNRYDISTRTNADITIKKALVHDIHKPRPDCRGIILTDDPREITDDPEIDIVVEVMGGIEPARTLILTAMANGKNVVTANKDLLAQNGEELLEAAKKNGRDLYFEASVAGGIPIIAALRQSLTANRISSLLGIINGTTNYILSAMTEQGRNFADVLKEAQELGYAEADPVSDVEGLDAARKLAILSSLAFNTRVTFNDVYAEGISNVSPEDIHYADELGCVIKLLAIAKNQEEGIEVRVHPALISKKHPLANISGVYNAIYVTGDAVGETMFYGKGAGALPTGSSVVADIIQIVRNMSAGSEGLLNCGCYRNYPIISTDDFTTAYYIRLKVKDEPKVFATLALFFAEAGISFHSIIQKPRPDKSAEIALVTHPCREGQLRQAIQSLNSYSKLDKIYNVIRLETNGISI, encoded by the coding sequence ATGAAGAAAATTGTAATTGGTTTACTGGGTTTTGGAACTGTCGGATCAGGTACAGCCGCCATACTGGAAAATAACCGGTATGACATCAGTACCCGTACCAATGCTGATATAACTATAAAAAAGGCTTTAGTCCATGATATCCATAAACCTCGGCCGGATTGCCGCGGCATTATTTTGACAGACGATCCCAGGGAGATCACGGATGATCCGGAAATTGACATTGTTGTCGAAGTAATGGGCGGTATCGAGCCAGCCCGCACGCTTATCCTGACCGCAATGGCAAACGGCAAAAATGTCGTTACCGCCAATAAAGATCTTTTAGCTCAAAATGGAGAAGAACTGCTTGAGGCTGCGAAAAAGAACGGTCGAGATTTGTACTTTGAAGCCAGTGTCGCTGGCGGTATCCCGATTATCGCTGCCTTAAGGCAATCCCTGACCGCCAACCGGATCTCCTCACTGCTTGGGATTATTAACGGTACGACCAATTATATTTTGTCTGCTATGACCGAACAGGGACGCAATTTTGCCGATGTCCTGAAAGAAGCCCAAGAGCTCGGCTATGCTGAAGCAGATCCGGTCTCCGACGTAGAAGGGCTTGATGCCGCCCGCAAACTTGCGATTCTTTCTTCCCTGGCTTTTAATACGCGCGTGACGTTTAACGATGTTTATGCCGAAGGAATTTCCAACGTTTCTCCGGAAGATATCCACTATGCCGATGAGCTCGGCTGCGTGATTAAGCTGCTGGCCATTGCCAAAAATCAGGAAGAAGGGATCGAAGTCAGGGTGCATCCCGCCCTGATTTCCAAAAAACATCCGCTGGCCAATATCAGCGGTGTGTACAACGCGATTTATGTCACCGGTGATGCTGTCGGAGAAACCATGTTTTACGGGAAAGGCGCCGGAGCCTTGCCGACAGGCAGTTCCGTTGTAGCCGACATTATCCAGATTGTACGCAATATGTCCGCCGGATCCGAAGGACTCCTGAATTGCGGCTGTTACCGCAACTATCCGATCATCTCAACGGATGATTTTACAACCGCTTATTACATCCGGCTTAAAGTTAAAGACGAGCCAAAAGTCTTTGCAACACTGGCGTTATTCTTTGCTGAAGCTGGTATTAGCTTTCATTCCATCATCCAGAAACCGCGGCCGGATAAAAGCGCCGAAATTGCACTGGTGACCCACCCCTGCCGGGAAGGACAGCTCCGTCAGGCCATCCAATCCCTGAACTCCTACAGCAAGCTGGATAAAATCTACAATGTTATTCGGTTGGAGACGAATGGAATAAGTATCTAG